The Virgibacillus sp. MSP4-1 genome has a segment encoding these proteins:
- a CDS encoding dihydrolipoamide acetyltransferase family protein gives MAFNFKLPDIGEGIHEGEIVKWFVKPGDEVKEDDVLCEVQNDKSVVEIPSPVDGTVTDVKVDEGQVATVGDTLIVFDAEGYDEEPDTGGGEEAPKEDVQEETKEQPAQADEQEAAEGGRVIAMPSVRKYARDKGVNIQQVSGSGKNNRVLKEDIDRFLSGDQADTAQAAETEEPAAAAGAQPVATEGQYPETREKMSGIRRSIAKAMVKSKQTAPHVTLMDDVDVTELVAHRKKFKQAALDQDIKLTYLPYVVRALVSTLKKYPALNTSIDDETDEIVHKHYYNIGIAADTDKGLLVPVVKDADRKSIFETSAEINELAGKARDGKLAPDEMKGASCTITNIGSAGGQWFTPVINHPEVAILGIGRIAEKPVVRDGEVVVAPVLALSLSFDHRIIDGATAQEALNHVKRLLNDPQLIMMEA, from the coding sequence GTGGCCTTTAATTTCAAACTTCCAGACATTGGTGAAGGTATACACGAAGGTGAAATTGTTAAATGGTTTGTGAAACCAGGAGACGAAGTAAAAGAAGATGATGTACTTTGTGAGGTACAAAACGATAAATCTGTTGTAGAAATCCCATCCCCTGTTGACGGAACAGTTACAGACGTAAAAGTAGACGAAGGTCAAGTAGCCACCGTAGGCGATACACTAATCGTGTTTGACGCTGAAGGTTATGATGAAGAGCCGGATACAGGTGGAGGCGAAGAAGCCCCTAAAGAAGACGTGCAGGAAGAAACGAAGGAACAGCCTGCACAAGCAGATGAACAGGAAGCTGCAGAAGGCGGACGTGTAATCGCTATGCCATCTGTACGTAAATATGCCCGTGACAAGGGCGTAAACATTCAGCAAGTTAGCGGTTCCGGTAAAAATAATCGTGTGCTGAAAGAAGATATTGACCGTTTCCTTAGCGGTGACCAGGCAGACACTGCTCAAGCGGCTGAAACCGAAGAGCCAGCAGCTGCAGCAGGTGCACAGCCAGTGGCAACAGAAGGACAATATCCGGAAACTCGCGAAAAAATGAGCGGAATCCGTCGTTCTATTGCCAAAGCTATGGTAAAATCGAAACAGACTGCACCGCATGTTACACTTATGGATGATGTGGATGTAACAGAACTTGTTGCACACCGTAAGAAATTCAAGCAAGCGGCATTAGACCAGGATATTAAACTTACCTATCTTCCATATGTCGTAAGAGCTCTTGTTTCAACGTTGAAGAAATATCCAGCATTGAATACATCCATTGATGATGAAACCGATGAAATCGTTCATAAGCATTACTACAACATTGGTATTGCAGCAGATACAGACAAAGGACTTCTTGTTCCTGTTGTCAAAGATGCTGACCGTAAGTCCATCTTTGAAACTTCTGCAGAAATCAATGAATTGGCAGGCAAAGCTCGTGATGGCAAACTGGCACCAGACGAAATGAAAGGTGCATCATGTACAATTACTAACATTGGTTCTGCTGGCGGACAGTGGTTCACTCCAGTTATCAATCATCCAGAGGTAGCAATCCTTGGAATTGGCCGAATCGCTGAAAAACCAGTGGTACGCGATGGGGAAGTGGTTGTAGCTCCAGTATTAGCATTGTCATTAAGCTTTGACCACCGTATCATTGACGGTGCAACTGCTCAAGAAGCGTTGAACCATGTTAAACGCTTGTTGAATGATCCACAATTAATCATGATGGAGGCGTAA
- the lpdA gene encoding dihydrolipoyl dehydrogenase — MVVGDFPVEVDTLVVGAGPGGYVAAIRAAQMGQKVTIADKGDLGGVCLNVGCIPSKALISAAHRYENANHSDDMGITAENVSVDFSKVQKWKSGVVHKLTSGVEGLLKANKVDIVKGEVYFVDQNTAKIMDEKNSQTYKFNNCIIATGSRPIELKPFPYSDRVLDSTGALNLSEIPEKLVVIGGGYIGSELGTAYANFGTEVTVLEGTDDILGGFDKSMTSIVKRRLKKKGVNVITNAMAQGVEEKKDGVTVKYEVKGKEETVDADYVLVTVGRRPNTDELGLEQAGVELTDKGLIKIDKQCRTNVSNIYAIGDIVEGPPLAHKASYEGKIAAEAISGEASEIDYMGIPAVAFTDPELASVGYTEDAAKEDGYDVKVAKFPYAANGRALSLNDTDGFVQLVTRKEDGLVIGGQVAGANASDVIAEIGLAIEAGMTAEDISLTIHAHPTLGEMTMEASEVALGMPIHVPK; from the coding sequence ATGGTAGTAGGAGATTTTCCAGTTGAAGTAGACACACTTGTCGTAGGAGCAGGCCCGGGCGGATACGTTGCAGCTATCCGTGCTGCTCAAATGGGCCAAAAAGTTACGATTGCCGACAAAGGCGATCTTGGCGGGGTATGTTTAAACGTTGGCTGTATCCCATCCAAAGCCTTAATTTCTGCAGCTCATCGTTATGAAAATGCCAATCATTCCGATGATATGGGAATTACGGCAGAAAATGTGTCTGTAGACTTTTCAAAAGTTCAAAAGTGGAAGTCCGGTGTTGTTCATAAGCTTACCAGTGGTGTTGAAGGCCTACTTAAAGCAAACAAAGTGGATATTGTAAAAGGTGAAGTTTACTTTGTTGATCAAAACACAGCAAAAATTATGGATGAGAAAAATTCACAGACCTATAAGTTCAACAATTGCATTATTGCAACTGGATCCCGTCCAATTGAGCTTAAACCATTCCCATACTCTGACCGTGTATTAGATTCTACCGGAGCCCTAAATCTTTCCGAGATTCCGGAAAAATTAGTCGTTATCGGTGGAGGTTACATCGGTTCTGAGCTTGGTACCGCTTATGCAAACTTTGGTACAGAAGTTACTGTTCTTGAAGGTACCGATGACATCCTTGGCGGTTTTGATAAGTCCATGACTTCTATTGTAAAACGTCGCCTGAAGAAGAAAGGTGTAAACGTCATTACAAATGCTATGGCACAAGGCGTTGAAGAAAAGAAAGATGGTGTAACGGTTAAATATGAAGTAAAAGGAAAAGAAGAAACCGTTGATGCTGACTATGTACTTGTTACCGTCGGCCGTCGTCCAAATACAGACGAACTTGGTTTAGAGCAAGCAGGTGTGGAATTGACGGATAAAGGCCTTATTAAAATTGATAAGCAGTGCCGGACCAATGTATCCAACATCTATGCTATTGGGGACATTGTTGAAGGACCACCACTTGCTCATAAAGCATCCTATGAAGGTAAAATTGCCGCAGAAGCCATCAGTGGTGAAGCATCCGAGATTGATTACATGGGTATCCCAGCTGTAGCCTTTACTGATCCTGAGCTTGCAAGCGTTGGTTATACAGAGGACGCTGCAAAAGAGGATGGCTATGATGTAAAAGTAGCGAAGTTCCCATATGCAGCAAATGGTCGTGCTTTATCTCTGAATGATACAGACGGATTTGTTCAGCTTGTCACTCGTAAAGAGGACGGTCTTGTCATCGGCGGACAAGTAGCAGGTGCAAATGCAAGTGATGTTATTGCTGAAATTGGCCTTGCTATTGAAGCAGGCATGACTGCAGAAGATATTTCTCTGACCATTCATGCACACCCAACATTGGGCGAGATGACTATGGAAGCTTCTGAAGTTGCGCTTGGCATGCCAATCCACGTACCAAAATAA
- a CDS encoding BCCT family transporter, whose protein sequence is MGKVSKVFYISLVVSLLFIVWGVLPNDWVGDWSLQIVTSNVQGFLVDKFGWFYLLSATAFLIFAIFLIASKYGNIVLGKDSDKPEYPYITWFAMLFSAGMGIGLVFWGAAEPISHFHNPPEVGLETEDTAKMALRYSFFHWGLHPWAIYSILALALAYFQFRKESPGLVSSILEPLFGDKMKGGWGTTVNFIAVFATIFGVATSLGLGAQQINGGIGFLFPGIETSMGLQLIIIAIVTVLFLFSAMTGLDKGIRYLSNTNIVLAILLMFFLLFAAPTNFIMDLFTTTLGSYVQNLPSMSFRMTPFDENSTWVQDWTIFYWAWWIAWAPFVGTFIARVSRGRTVREFVLGVLLVPTLFGALWFSVFGGSAISLEYHQGMDIINVINEQGNEIALFKVLQNYPISVITSTLAILLISTFFITSADSATFVLGTQTTHGDLNPGKKVKFIWGIIISATAAVLLWQGGLGALQTASIIAAFPFAFVLLLMIFALLKEFDEEAKYYPLQRRKRHAQPPKQE, encoded by the coding sequence ATGGGTAAAGTATCAAAAGTATTTTATATCAGTTTAGTCGTCTCTTTGCTCTTTATTGTTTGGGGAGTTTTGCCAAATGATTGGGTAGGAGACTGGAGTTTACAAATTGTTACATCTAATGTTCAAGGCTTCCTGGTTGATAAGTTTGGCTGGTTTTACCTGCTATCAGCTACAGCCTTTTTAATTTTTGCTATTTTCCTGATTGCCTCTAAGTACGGGAATATTGTTCTCGGAAAAGATTCAGACAAACCTGAGTACCCTTATATTACCTGGTTTGCGATGTTATTTAGTGCAGGTATGGGGATCGGGCTTGTGTTCTGGGGAGCGGCTGAGCCGATTTCCCACTTTCATAATCCGCCTGAAGTAGGATTAGAAACAGAGGATACAGCAAAAATGGCCTTGCGATACAGCTTCTTTCACTGGGGACTGCATCCTTGGGCTATTTACTCGATTCTTGCTTTAGCCCTTGCTTACTTTCAATTTAGAAAAGAGTCCCCTGGTCTGGTAAGCAGTATTTTAGAGCCATTATTTGGAGATAAGATGAAAGGCGGATGGGGGACAACTGTTAATTTTATTGCCGTGTTTGCCACCATTTTCGGTGTAGCCACCTCCCTTGGATTAGGTGCCCAGCAGATTAATGGCGGTATAGGCTTTTTGTTTCCTGGCATCGAAACTAGCATGGGTTTACAACTGATTATCATAGCCATTGTAACTGTATTATTTTTATTCTCAGCTATGACAGGTTTGGATAAAGGGATAAGATATCTCAGTAATACAAATATTGTCCTTGCCATTTTGCTCATGTTTTTCCTGCTGTTTGCAGCACCGACAAACTTTATCATGGATTTATTTACGACCACTTTAGGAAGCTATGTTCAAAACCTTCCTTCCATGAGTTTTCGAATGACGCCTTTTGATGAGAATAGTACATGGGTTCAGGACTGGACGATTTTCTATTGGGCCTGGTGGATTGCCTGGGCACCATTTGTCGGCACTTTTATTGCCCGTGTCTCCAGAGGGAGAACTGTTCGGGAATTTGTGCTCGGGGTTCTGTTAGTACCGACCCTTTTTGGTGCTCTATGGTTTTCCGTATTCGGCGGCTCCGCCATATCTCTTGAATATCACCAGGGAATGGATATTATTAATGTGATCAATGAACAAGGAAATGAAATCGCCTTATTTAAGGTATTACAGAACTACCCGATTAGTGTAATTACGTCAACCCTGGCCATTTTGCTTATTAGTACTTTTTTCATTACGTCTGCGGATTCCGCAACTTTTGTCTTGGGAACACAGACTACCCATGGTGATTTAAACCCGGGGAAAAAGGTGAAATTCATTTGGGGAATTATTATATCTGCAACCGCTGCAGTCCTTCTATGGCAGGGTGGCTTAGGAGCATTGCAGACAGCTTCGATTATTGCCGCGTTTCCATTTGCTTTTGTGTTGCTGCTGATGATCTTTGCTCTTCTGAAAGAATTTGATGAAGAAGCAAAGTATTATCCTTTACAGCGACGAAAAAGGCACGCCCAGCCTCCAAAGCAGGAATAA
- a CDS encoding aromatic acid exporter family protein, with protein MLTSIKKHFPIGGRTIKTGISVFLTALICQIFQFPAIFAVMTAIVTIEHTAADSIKKAMVRFPASAIGAFLSVSFYTAFGKSAATYALAAMLTIAICHKLKLDEGIVVATLTAIAMIPDFQGNSFESFLVRLATTSIGIIVSTGVNFFLLPPDYTDKIHNNMNRLFEKAARLNLTISEFVLDQKQNRKQRNRILYQQIIREINQTYQLIAFQREEWRYHRYSKEAFRQLHFCQKKLTYLQQMIDHVGNLQFVQLKKNAFNEEEKTLLHKIFVSIADILKDPEHVISEAHYNRIETLDDEFWHWKEEHIKKAESAEHLPPQTIVLYELLFLHRILEELQRMTHNEHKIEEDK; from the coding sequence ATGCTCACATCTATAAAGAAACATTTTCCAATAGGCGGAAGAACCATTAAAACCGGTATATCCGTTTTTCTAACAGCACTTATCTGTCAAATTTTTCAGTTTCCTGCCATATTCGCTGTTATGACGGCTATCGTTACGATTGAACATACAGCCGCTGATTCGATCAAAAAAGCGATGGTTCGATTTCCGGCATCGGCTATTGGAGCGTTTTTATCTGTATCCTTTTATACGGCATTTGGAAAGAGTGCGGCTACCTACGCCCTTGCGGCTATGTTGACTATTGCCATTTGTCATAAGCTAAAGCTGGATGAAGGAATCGTTGTGGCTACCTTAACAGCTATTGCGATGATCCCGGACTTTCAGGGGAATTCATTTGAGTCCTTTCTGGTACGATTAGCGACCACATCCATAGGGATTATCGTCTCCACAGGCGTCAATTTTTTCTTACTTCCACCGGATTATACGGACAAAATACATAACAACATGAACCGGCTATTTGAAAAAGCAGCCCGATTAAATCTTACCATTAGTGAATTCGTGCTTGATCAAAAGCAAAACCGTAAACAGAGAAACCGTATCCTTTACCAGCAGATCATCCGGGAGATTAATCAGACGTATCAGCTAATCGCCTTTCAGCGGGAAGAATGGAGATACCATCGATACTCCAAGGAGGCTTTTCGTCAGCTTCACTTTTGTCAAAAAAAATTAACTTATTTACAGCAAATGATCGATCATGTGGGAAATTTACAATTTGTACAATTAAAGAAAAATGCTTTTAATGAAGAAGAAAAGACGCTTTTACATAAGATTTTTGTATCGATTGCAGATATTTTGAAAGATCCTGAGCACGTGATTTCTGAAGCACATTATAATAGGATTGAAACATTAGATGATGAATTCTGGCATTGGAAGGAGGAACACATTAAAAAGGCTGAATCTGCTGAACACCTGCCACCGCAGACGATTGTTCTGTATGAGCTGTTATTTTTACATCGCATATTAGAAGAACTTCAACGAATGACACATAATGAACACAAAATTGAAGAAGATAAGTAA
- a CDS encoding polysaccharide deacetylase family protein, which produces MKKFAIFMWLLILLGLAACNTNESADEEKENKEQETNEQQQKEQAEQREEQQDKEAPAKEDEGTGNPPDNPAEKEEQDEPENKQPQYEISDVWSVKPIVEGANEKVVLLTFDDAPDEHAVEMAKTLKKMNAPAIFFINGHFIDTEEEQGKLKEIANMGFAIGNHTYNHTKLDDVSKEKQKEEIVKLNDVIEEVTGERPAFFRAPHGVNTEYAKQVVKEEGMTLMNWSYGYDFKQEYMSEEAIADIMVHTELLSNGANLLMHDREWTAKALEEIVTGLREKGYEMVDPQLIKTP; this is translated from the coding sequence ATGAAGAAATTTGCCATTTTTATGTGGCTTCTTATCTTATTGGGATTGGCGGCATGTAATACCAATGAAAGTGCAGACGAGGAGAAAGAGAATAAAGAACAGGAGACCAATGAACAGCAGCAAAAGGAACAGGCTGAACAAAGAGAAGAACAACAAGATAAAGAAGCCCCTGCTAAAGAGGACGAGGGTACTGGCAATCCCCCGGACAATCCAGCAGAGAAAGAAGAACAGGATGAACCTGAAAATAAACAACCTCAGTATGAGATTTCCGACGTCTGGAGTGTAAAGCCAATCGTTGAAGGTGCGAATGAAAAGGTTGTCTTATTAACCTTTGATGATGCACCGGATGAGCATGCTGTGGAGATGGCAAAGACCCTGAAAAAAATGAATGCACCTGCTATTTTCTTTATCAACGGACATTTTATTGATACGGAAGAAGAACAGGGCAAACTGAAGGAAATTGCGAACATGGGATTTGCTATTGGAAACCATACGTATAATCATACGAAATTAGACGATGTCTCTAAGGAAAAGCAAAAGGAAGAAATAGTGAAATTAAATGATGTCATTGAGGAAGTTACAGGAGAGAGACCAGCATTTTTCCGGGCCCCTCATGGAGTAAATACAGAATATGCAAAACAAGTAGTAAAAGAAGAGGGAATGACCTTAATGAACTGGTCTTATGGGTATGATTTTAAGCAGGAGTATATGTCAGAAGAAGCCATCGCGGATATTATGGTTCATACAGAGCTATTATCCAATGGTGCCAATCTGTTAATGCACGATAGAGAATGGACCGCTAAAGCCCTGGAGGAAATTGTAACAGGGCTACGGGAAAAAGGGTACGAAATGGTTGATCCTCAACTCATTAAGACCCCGTAG
- a CDS encoding DUF1885 family protein, which translates to MSRSSFVYVDKSNSITLENVKEWLNDYQEMTTKTGQQLDWNYENHAFPYIIEENENDQGHYLRLKGTLDRYDAILMGVNEDGGKIQITLPSTATHGDKSKANEFAKFFRKKSGGKLQLFNGRVMSK; encoded by the coding sequence TTGAGTAGAAGTTCCTTTGTGTATGTAGATAAAAGCAACTCCATAACCCTGGAAAATGTGAAGGAATGGCTGAATGATTATCAGGAGATGACTACAAAAACGGGGCAACAGCTGGACTGGAATTACGAAAATCACGCCTTTCCATATATCATTGAAGAAAACGAAAACGATCAGGGACACTATTTGAGATTAAAAGGAACCCTTGATCGTTATGACGCTATACTGATGGGGGTGAATGAAGATGGCGGCAAAATACAAATCACCCTCCCATCCACCGCCACGCATGGAGATAAAAGCAAGGCTAATGAATTTGCAAAGTTCTTCCGCAAAAAATCCGGGGGAAAACTGCAATTATTTAACGGCAGAGTAATGAGTAAATAA
- a CDS encoding GapA-binding peptide SR1P encodes MGTIVCQDCQRVIDHFEDEKVTTLYGKGCECHNKRN; translated from the coding sequence ATAGGTACCATTGTTTGTCAGGACTGCCAACGTGTGATTGATCATTTTGAAGACGAGAAAGTGACGACCCTGTACGGAAAAGGATGCGAATGTCATAACAAACGGAACTAA
- a CDS encoding nitronate monooxygenase family protein codes for MGIETRITKLLHIDYPVIQGGLAHLAYAELAAAVSNAGGLGQITAMSLENEDQLRDEIHKVRSLTDQPFGVNFAIGQHGRPFEHMVAVAREEQVPVITVTGGNPKPVLDMVKDTDIKKMVLVAAKRQAVKAEELGADAVMVVGHEGGGHLGRDDIGTFVLTPQVADAVDIPVVASGGISDGKGLMAALALGAEGIEMGTRFIATKECVHAHESHKKQLVEADEKSTVVIKRSLGAPARALKNQWTEKILELEKEEPGFEILKPYISGETNKRYIYGDSEDGFGWAGQVTGRIYDIPSVKELFDRIQNDMEQVKEKWSQG; via the coding sequence ATGGGCATTGAAACAAGAATAACAAAATTGTTACATATTGATTATCCCGTTATCCAGGGTGGGCTTGCTCATCTGGCTTATGCCGAATTAGCTGCTGCGGTTTCCAATGCTGGAGGCCTCGGCCAAATCACCGCGATGAGTCTGGAAAATGAGGATCAGCTGCGGGATGAAATCCACAAAGTTCGTTCATTAACCGATCAGCCATTCGGTGTTAATTTTGCTATTGGCCAGCACGGGCGTCCATTCGAACACATGGTAGCTGTAGCCCGTGAAGAACAGGTGCCTGTCATTACGGTTACAGGAGGAAATCCCAAGCCTGTTTTAGATATGGTTAAAGATACGGACATTAAGAAAATGGTTCTAGTTGCTGCAAAAAGACAGGCAGTAAAAGCGGAAGAGCTTGGGGCGGATGCTGTTATGGTTGTCGGCCATGAAGGTGGAGGACATCTGGGGCGTGATGATATCGGAACGTTTGTGTTAACCCCACAGGTTGCCGATGCCGTCGATATTCCTGTTGTAGCCTCAGGCGGAATCTCTGATGGGAAAGGACTAATGGCCGCCTTGGCTTTGGGAGCTGAAGGGATTGAAATGGGTACACGCTTTATCGCAACAAAAGAATGTGTTCATGCTCATGAGTCCCATAAAAAGCAACTCGTGGAAGCAGATGAAAAATCCACGGTTGTCATTAAACGTTCTCTGGGTGCACCTGCAAGAGCATTAAAGAATCAGTGGACAGAAAAAATTCTTGAACTGGAAAAGGAAGAGCCAGGATTTGAGATATTAAAACCGTATATAAGTGGTGAAACGAATAAACGATATATATACGGAGATTCTGAAGATGGATTTGGATGGGCCGGACAGGTAACCGGCCGGATTTATGATATCCCATCCGTAAAAGAACTGTTCGACCGGATTCAAAACGATATGGAACAAGTCAAAGAAAAATGGAGTCAGGGTTAA
- a CDS encoding UPF0223 family protein: protein MEYNYPIDESWDTNEVMDVIHFLQLVETAYEGKVGRDDVLKAYNRFKEIVPSKTEEKQLDKDFQKQSGYSTYRTVQKAKQAGNGETITMK, encoded by the coding sequence ATGGAGTACAACTACCCAATAGATGAATCATGGGATACCAACGAAGTTATGGACGTCATTCACTTTCTGCAGCTGGTGGAAACCGCCTATGAAGGTAAAGTCGGGCGTGATGACGTATTAAAGGCTTACAATCGTTTCAAGGAAATTGTACCTTCCAAGACAGAGGAAAAGCAGCTGGACAAAGATTTTCAAAAGCAGTCAGGCTACTCCACCTATCGAACGGTTCAAAAGGCTAAACAGGCCGGTAACGGGGAAACCATTACTATGAAATAA
- a CDS encoding YktB family protein: MTEFKGFTQEDFDVFTIPGLDARMEKLRGNVSPKLEAVAEELAPALTTMTGDEMFVHVAKHARRTKNPPSDTWAALARSNRGYKKLPHFQIGLWESHLFIWFAMIYENPVKHEYAEVLKKNMDKVKSQIPDHFVWSGDHTKPDAERHNEIDLDKLVDRLSNVKKAEILCGVNIDRNDPILTKPDDFLKMCENTFQTLEPLYQYTKEL, translated from the coding sequence ATGACAGAATTTAAGGGATTTACGCAGGAGGATTTCGATGTATTTACCATTCCGGGTCTCGACGCTCGCATGGAAAAGCTACGGGGCAATGTTTCGCCCAAATTAGAGGCTGTAGCGGAGGAATTGGCACCGGCATTAACAACGATGACAGGCGATGAAATGTTTGTTCACGTTGCTAAGCATGCCCGACGTACAAAAAATCCACCCAGCGATACCTGGGCAGCATTAGCCCGCAGCAACCGAGGCTACAAAAAGCTCCCCCACTTTCAAATTGGACTTTGGGAGTCACACTTATTTATCTGGTTTGCCATGATTTATGAAAACCCTGTAAAACACGAATATGCCGAAGTATTAAAGAAGAACATGGATAAAGTCAAAAGCCAAATACCTGACCACTTTGTGTGGTCCGGTGACCATACAAAGCCAGACGCTGAACGACACAATGAAATAGACCTGGACAAGCTTGTTGACCGATTATCCAACGTAAAAAAAGCAGAAATTCTATGTGGGGTAAACATTGATCGAAATGATCCGATTCTAACAAAGCCGGATGACTTTCTGAAAATGTGCGAAAACACATTCCAAACCCTGGAACCACTCTACCAATACACAAAAGAACTATAA
- a CDS encoding inositol monophosphatase encodes MEAEQKHALFIQAKEWTMEAGERIKERVQQPFKVNTKRDRKDLVTEVDEDTEKFFAEKIRKTYPDHQVLGEEGFGDDVKSLDGVVWIIDPIDGTMNFVHQKRNFAISVAIYQDGVGIIGLIYNVMTGDLYSAKKGEGAYKNKDLLPKLDHTRKLEDCLIGINQFWAVPNRRLDETGVHQLIRTVRGTRSYGSAALEFAYVAEGIMDGYITMRLAPWDIAAGVVIVQEVGGMATRADGKPLDMLRENTVITCNPAVHKEIIDHYLYLKD; translated from the coding sequence ATGGAAGCTGAGCAAAAACATGCGTTATTTATCCAGGCAAAAGAGTGGACGATGGAGGCTGGTGAACGAATTAAAGAAAGGGTTCAGCAGCCATTTAAAGTAAATACCAAACGGGACCGCAAAGATTTAGTCACCGAGGTGGACGAGGATACGGAAAAGTTTTTTGCGGAAAAGATCAGGAAGACTTACCCTGATCATCAGGTATTGGGTGAGGAAGGCTTCGGTGATGATGTGAAGAGCCTTGACGGTGTTGTCTGGATTATTGATCCGATTGACGGGACCATGAATTTCGTCCATCAGAAACGAAATTTTGCCATTTCAGTGGCTATATATCAGGATGGTGTGGGGATTATAGGCCTTATTTATAACGTTATGACCGGTGATTTATATTCGGCGAAAAAGGGAGAGGGAGCTTATAAAAATAAGGATCTGCTTCCGAAATTGGATCATACAAGGAAGCTCGAGGATTGTTTAATCGGAATTAATCAGTTCTGGGCTGTACCGAACCGCCGACTTGATGAGACAGGTGTACATCAGCTAATAAGAACAGTTCGCGGGACCCGTTCCTATGGTTCTGCTGCTCTGGAGTTCGCCTATGTGGCGGAAGGAATTATGGACGGCTATATAACGATGAGATTAGCACCATGGGATATTGCGGCAGGTGTTGTCATCGTTCAGGAAGTCGGAGGTATGGCTACGAGAGCGGACGGAAAACCACTCGATATGCTCCGTGAAAATACGGTGATTACATGTAATCCCGCTGTTCACAAAGAAATTATTGATCACTATCTTTACCTGAAGGACTGA
- a CDS encoding DUF5325 family protein, with translation MKYEHKAFILALFVILCYVAVGIAIGFQQYLLAGGLFLLGFVIMGFGLRLKRKQGL, from the coding sequence ATGAAGTATGAACACAAGGCCTTTATATTGGCTCTTTTCGTTATTTTATGCTATGTTGCTGTGGGAATTGCTATCGGATTCCAGCAATATCTCCTTGCAGGCGGCTTATTTCTGCTCGGGTTTGTGATTATGGGATTCGGACTAAGATTGAAAAGAAAACAAGGATTATGA